The following are encoded together in the Ovis canadensis isolate MfBH-ARS-UI-01 breed Bighorn chromosome 2, ARS-UI_OviCan_v2, whole genome shotgun sequence genome:
- the LOC138433577 gene encoding cytochrome c oxidase subunit 5B, mitochondrial, with the protein MASRLLRGAGALASQALRARGPNGVSVVRSVASGGGVPTDEEQATGLEREVMLAARKGQDPYNILAPKATSGTKEDPNLVPSISNKRIVGCICEEDNSTVIWFWLHKGEAQRCPSCGTHYKLVPHQLAH; encoded by the coding sequence ATGGCGTCAAGGTTACTCCGTGGAGCTGGAGCTTTGGCCTCCCAGGCCCTGAGGGCCCGGGGTCCAAATGGAGTCTCCGTGGTGCGCTCTGTGGCGTCTGGAGGTGGTGTTCCTACTGATGAAGAGCAGGCGACTGGGCTAGAGAGGGAGGTCATGCTGGCTGCTCGCAAGGGACAGGACCCGTACAATATACTTGCCCCAAAGGCAACCTCAGGTACCAAGGAAGACCCTAATTTAGTCCCCTCCATCAGCAACAAGCGGATAGTGGGCTGCATCTGTGAAGAAGACAACAGTACTGTCATCTGGTTCTGGCTGCACAAAGGCGAGGCCCAGCGATGCCCCAGCTGTGGAACCCATTACAAGCTGGTGCCGCACCAGCTGGCCCACTGA